tgtacttttCTTTCAATTTCATGTTACATTCCACTTTATCAAGTTTATTCTATTTTATGACACTACACATTTTCTGATTGTATACATACATGTACTAAGAAGTACACTTATTTATCCAGGTTGTTATATATTTAacatctgttgtgtgttttgtcacttGAAGGATGTGTAattgtaaataaatgaagatccctgaatgtttttgaaaactGACTTCTGAAGTGTTTGTGGGGATGAATGCTTGATGACTTTAATCTGGTAAATTTCTGGTCAACATCAGTACCATACACTGGGAAGAAACAAGAAAGGAGCTGATAGAATGACTTCCTGTGAATCAGCTGATCGCAGGTCATAGAATGACGGTcaatgttttacttttatgttgaaggattttttttttttttacaggaaatGCAGCGACTCACAGGCTCTAGCTTGAAAAGAGGAAACGAAAAATTAATGGGCCGAGATGTCTGTCTTCATTTACGTCCGCATAAACGACTTAAAAGCGCCGTCTTTGACCCACTTACTCTAAGTTGCTGATTCAAACAACTACTCTGTGAAGATGAgcggaagaggaaaaggaggcaAAGGACTCGGTAAAGGAGGCGCCAAGCGTCACCGTAAAGTTCTCCGTGACAACATCCAGGGAATCACCAAGCCCGCCATCCGCCGCCTGGCTCGCCGTGGTGGCGTCAAGCGTATATCTGGCCTGATCTACGAGGAGACCCGCGGTGTGCTCAAGGTCTTCCTGGAGAATGTCATTCGTGATGCCGTCACCTACACCGAACACGCTAAGAGGAAGACGGTGACTGCTATGGATGTGGTCTACGCTCTCAAGAGGCAGGGCCGCACTCTGTACGGCTTCGGCGGTTAAACCAGACCTGAACTTACAACAACACAACGGCTCTTTTCAGAGCCACACAAATCACACAGAGAGCCAATTTCACACCAACATGTTGCTGTAACTTTGGTATATGTCACTTTATTAGGTTTAATTTCAAAAAGGCTTTTAACGTTCAGTTTATACTTTGGCAAGAGCCAGATATGATGTCGTTAAGTCTTAGTTATGGTTAGTTATGGTTAGAAGAACTAACTTTTTCAAGTAAGTACTATTACTACTAGTACTTACTAATGTGAATTTGGGAAATTATTTTATTACCAAAATAAAGTATATATggatgaattactaatgtacaaaatgtacatCATATCAAATGTTCATGGCTTCTTGTGTGCAGGTTATCAGGTATCAAAGCTggtttaaaggaaaaacaactgaTGTGTGGCTGTTTTATATTATACATATGTATAATCAAGCGTCAACAGCTTTGCTGCAAATTAACTGACTTGATAGTAGCTGATAGTATTATGTTATATTGTGTTGAAGGACAAACGCTGCACATGGGTTTATGTTGTGTAGTTTTCTTATAGAAAAGCAGCTCTTAGTAGAAAAGTatgtggctcttaaaagagccgt
The nucleotide sequence above comes from Toxotes jaculatrix isolate fToxJac2 chromosome 22, fToxJac2.pri, whole genome shotgun sequence. Encoded proteins:
- the LOC121176458 gene encoding histone H4; translated protein: MSGRGKGGKGLGKGGAKRHRKVLRDNIQGITKPAIRRLARRGGVKRISGLIYEETRGVLKVFLENVIRDAVTYTEHAKRKTVTAMDVVYALKRQGRTLYGFGG